CGCTACGATGTCACCATTCTGGTCAATGGCCTGCCGCTGGTACAAATTGAGTTGAAAAAACGCGGTGTAGCGATTCGTGAAGCTTTTAACCAGATACACCGTTACAGCAAGGAAAGCTTTAACAGTGACAATTCGCTGTTTAAATACCTGCAACTGTTTGTCATTTCCAACGGTACCGATACCCGTTACTTTGCCAATACCACTAAACGAGACAAGAACAGTTTCGATTTTACCATGAACTGGGCGAAGTCTGATAACGCGCTGATTAAAGACCTGAAGGACTTTACTGCCACTTTTTTCCAGAAGCATACCCTGCTCAAGGTGCTGTTTAACTACAGTGTGTTTGACAGTAGCCAGACGCTGCTGGTGATGCGCCCCTATCAGATTGCTGCCACTGAGCGAATTATATGGAAAATTAACAGTTCCTTTAAAGCAAAGAACTGGTCAAAACCGGAAAGCGGGGGGTTTATCTGGCACACCACCGGATCAGGTAAAACCCTGACCAGCTTTAAGGCCGCTCGTCTGGCAACCGAACTGGACTTTATTGATAAAGTCTTCTTTGTCGTGGACAGAAAAGACCTCGATTACCAGACAATGAAAGAGTATCAACGCTTCTCGCCGGACAGCGTTAATGGTTCTGACAATACTGCAGGCCTTAAACGAAATCTGGATAAAAATGATAATAAAATAATCGTCACAACGATTCAGAAGCTGAATAACCTGATGAAAGCGGAAGCCGACTTACCGGTCTTTCAACAACAGGTCGTCTTCATCTTCGATGAGTGCCACCGCAGCCAGTTCGGTGAAGCACAGAAGAACCTAAAAAAGAAATTCAAACGTTTTTACCAGTTCGGTTTTACCGGTACCCCGATTTTTGCCGGTAAAAATGCTTTAGGCGCAGAAGATACAAAAAGCGTCTTCGGCGTGGAGCTACATTCTTACATCATCACCGATGCCATTCGTGATGAAAAAGTACTGAAATTTAAAGTCGATTACAATGATGTCCGACCGCAGTTTAAAGCATTAGAAACCGAAACTGATGAGAGAAAACTCAATGCAGCTGAAAATAGACAGGCCCTGCTTCACCCAATGCGAATTCGCGAAGTTACGCACTATATCCTGAAAAACTTCCGCCAAAAAACGCACCGAGCGTTTTCCGGTGCAACAGGTTTTAATGCTATGTTTGCCGTCAGCAGTGTAGATGCAGCAAAAGCTTACTACGAAGCCTTCAAAAACATCCAGCAGGCAGCCCTCGAGCAGGATAACCACTACAAACCATTGACTGTTGCCACTATCTTTTCTTATGCCGCCAATGAAGAGCAGGATGCAGTCGGGGATATTAGCGATGAAAGCTTTGATGTTACCGCCATGAACAGCAGTGCTCGGGAGTTTCTGGAATCGGCTATTAGAGATTATAACTCCACTTTTAAAACCAACTTCAGTACCGATGGAATCAGTTTTCAAAACTACTACCGTGATCTTGCGAAACGGGTTAAGGGGCAAGAAGTTGATCTGCTGATAGTAGTCGGTATGTTCTTGACTGGCTTTGATGCCCCAGCGCTCAATACGTTATTTGTGGACAAGAACCTGCGCTACCACGGGCTGATGCAGGCATTTTCCCGCACTAACCGGATTTACAATGCAACCAAGACCTTTGGGAACATTGTTACCTTCCGTGACTTAGAACAGGCGACCATCGATGCCATCACTCTGTTCGGAAAAAGCAATACCCGAAGCGTGGTGATGGAAAAAAGTTACGCCGAATATATGGACGGCTTTACGGACAGTTTAACCGGCGAGGCGAGACGCGGTTTTATGGATATCGTAACCGAACTGGAGACTCGCTTTCCAAACCCTGCAGGTATCGAATCCGAAAAAGAGAAAAAGGCTTTCGTCAAATTGTTCGGAGAATACCTGCGAGCAGAGAACGTACTGCAAAACTATGATGAATTTACCACGCTGAAAGCCTTGCAAACCGTTGACCTCAGCGATCCAGTCGCTACAGAAGCGTTTAAAGCGGAACATTATCTGGACGATGAGCAATTCGCTGAGCTACAGATAATTCGCTTACCGACTGAGCGTAAAATTCAGGACTATCGTTCAAGTTACAACGATATCCGCGAGTGGCAGCGCCGTGAACGTGAGGCTAATGAAAAAGACAACAGCACGGTTGACTGGGATGATGTGGTCTTTGAGGTGGATTTGCTAAAGTCGCAGGAGATTAACCTCGATTATATTCTTGGACTAATTTACGACTACCACCAAAAGAATACCGATAAAGCAACAATGAAAGATGAAGTGAAACGGTTAATCCGCGCAAGTGTAGGCAACCGGGCAAAAGAAGGGTTGATAGTTAATTTTATCGAACAGACGAATCTCAATGATATGCCGAGCAAAGAGAGCATTATTGAAGCTTTCTATACCTTTGCCCAGCAGGCTCAACAACTTGAAGCTGAAGCCTTGATCAAGGAGGAAAACCTGAATGATGAGGCTGCCAGACGTTATATCAGAAACTCGCTGAAGCGAGAGTATGCAACGGAAAACGGCACGGCACTGAATGATACGCTGCCTAAACTCAGTCCGTTAAACCCTCAATACAAAACAAAAAAACAAACAGTCTTTCAAAAGATAAGTGCCTTTATTGAGAAGTTTAAAGGTGTAGGCGGACAGTTTTAGATTTAGCCGCAAGGGGGATCGCGAGGCCTCCCTTACGGAGTTATTTCATCTAACTCACCTAAATACCAAAGATTCTTGAACACAAGTGCGGGGAACTAAATTGGGTGTACTTACAGTGGACCTAAACTAATTAGCAAGATTAAAATGGAAGGTAATCCATTCGATTAGTTAGGTAAACGTGTTATGCCCATTAGCCAAAGAGTAAAACGGATTGTTTGGGTCAGAGATGGTGGCTGCTGCGCAATTTGCAGGGAAAGGCTCCTAGTAGAAGACGAAAATGGACTATCATCTCAGTTTATTGGAGAGGTGGCTCATATTGTTGCAGAGCAGCCAGAAGGCCCAAGAGGAGATTCACCACTGAATCTTAAGCAAAGGAATCATGAATCAAACTTGTTACTTCTTTGTTGTAATCATCACACAGAAATTGACTCTGGGGTAGACAATTTCCCTATAGAGCGTCTTCATAAACTCCAACGAGAGCATCTCCTTTGGTTAGAAGAAAAATTTAAAGTTGAAAATCCCTGGAAGACCAGATTACATAATTTTTACTATCTAAATATTCCAAGGCTGTTGACCCTAGCCGCTCACGCAGGCATTAAAGTTGATCTGTCTGAATACAGTAAAATTATTGCATTACACGAGTTAGGATGGAATTTAAATTACCTGATGATGGCATTTGAAAATCTCTTTAAAAAGATAGAGGTAAAAGCCATTACTGCTGAAAAGCTAGTAGAGCTTGGAAATCAGGCCAGGGGGGCAATTGTTGCCTTCGATCAGCAATTCCGCACAAAGAATATAGAGATGCCCAGTTCTTTAGGCGCATATGCACAGGCTATTCGTGGGGATGCTTCGAAAGATCCGCAAATCTACACCTCTTTTTCAGGGATAAAGGCAACGCTTATTATTGATCCTCGCTGGGTTACTACTACAACTGCTTTTGTCCAATTCCGACCTTCAGGTGGGCGTGGGAATTTTGCTGGATTAGGTATTGTTAATCATATTGATCAGTCTCGTATCAGCATTACACCATTGGTGGTTGGATTACCTTCTAACCCCTTTATTGAAACGTTGTATGGCCCAATATAATTCTTAAATTAGGTCTTATCTTTTGGGTAAGGCCTAATTTTCGTTATATCGGAGTAGATAAAGCATATTCTTAGCCATAGTCCACAGAGCGCAGAGCCCAATTGAGCTTTATATCACCATCGTTACCTTTCACTGCACGGGTATTTTCCTCTGGTTGTTCTGAACACCCCACTACCCGATATAAATCTCAGTTAGTAATATTTTTTTGCCACATTGCAGATGTGTAATTTATTAACTAGCAATCGCAAAAATAAGTGATGTTTTTTAAATGCAGATTCCGATGAATCCGACCACTGATTCCGACGCTCAGGATCACTGCTTTTGACGTTATGAGAATTAAGTTTTTGTGCCTCTACGAGCGCCAGCTTTTGAGAAGGGATGATGCTTATTTTTACCCATCTGTTAAGGGGGTTCCACAGCGCCAAAATATGGAATCTCTTCTCAACCCTTTACCAGAGCGGATAAGGGCTGGCAGTGGATATCAGGGAGCTTGTTTTATCCCATTTTGAGGCACTTTACTGATGTGATCTTGGTGACTGGAATCGGTGATCTTGGCGTCGGAATCCATGATCGGAACAAATCGGAATCGGCGATCCTGAGTTCGGAATCAGTGATCGCCACAAATCGGAATGGGTGATCGGTTTGCGTCGGAATACGCATTAAAAGAACAGTTTTGGTAAACTACCCCCATTTGTATAAATTTATTCTATTGCATTTGGTGAGCACGCACACGCTCACCTTTATCATATTTACTATCCCATCAATTCGCGGAAAGAACTTTTAAATCTTACTAATTCTAAATATCTCGCTGTTCATCCATTCACATTAAGCCTATTTCGCAATTATATTTCTTATTGAAACATTAGAGCGAATTATCTATTCCAGAGCGCTTTGTGTATTTTTCCTGTCTGGTGATAATCGGAAACCAGATCGATAAACTCTTTAAAATCCTTGTTCTCTACCACCAAGCGGTTGACGGATTGCCAATCAATACTGGTTCGCTCTCGTGCAGGAATCAGAGTTTGGCTATTACCGGGATCTTGCGGATTAAGAAGGATCACGCCAATACCATGCAATGCACACAACATCTGCAGTTCTCTTTCTACGCCACGCTGCTTATCTTCATTTATTTCGGTCGCGACGAGATAACCAAAATGGGCCCAGCTTGAATTGCTCACAGCTTGGAAGAAACATTCTCGAACATTGCTACGGTTAAGCTGACGTTTTACTTCAAAAGACCACAGACGGGTTAAACGCCCTTCGCTATACCGTACACAGTTTTGCACGACGCTATCCCAACCTTTATCGAGAGGCTGCAATGCAACAATATCAGGATAAAGCCAATGGTTTGCCCCAAGACCTTTGTTATTGCTTGAACGCTTTTCATCGATACGACGGCAAAGTAATTCTTCTTCCTCAGAAAGGTACTCAATCAAAAGCGGGTAAAGAGCATGCTCAGAAAAAGCTACCGTCTCAGCAGACGGAGTCGGAGCAATATCAAAAGATGACTCTTGTTGCACGCCATTGTCGATTTCCTTACCCCAGTAATAAAGTCTGGGCCGAGGTTTGTCACGCGTCATAACCTGAGGACACATCGCTTTTGCCTGAACTGTTCTGCTCCCACCGACTTCAGCAGCTATTTGACTCAAGAAATCTTCATCACTGGCGAATCTAGGATTTTGACGCTTTACAGCAAGCTCTGCGCCATAGTAATCAATGATTTTTTGGGCAAGCTGACGGGCTGTAAATTGCTCATCAGGATTAGCCTGAAGAACATTAATAATCATCTGTGGGCGACTAGTCATGGCTCCTGCCTTTGATGTAACAGTAAGAACGCTTCTATCTGAATGAATGGCTAAATCTCAGATGCTGCTTTTCTGATGAAACAGTGTAAAACTACCTATCACTTGAACCAAGCTTACAATATGATTTTTTGGCATTGAACAACAGATTTCATTACAAAAACGAGCACCGCATCAGAAGCCATGTTAAAGAAAAAATAAGGTATGTCAGACACATACCTTAAATACATCTAATCATTCCATGCTTAATTTGGCAAAATCAAACGGACTCACCGCCTTCTCACGATTCGCATCAAGAAAATCAGCCCACCACTGCAGCATCAGTCTGCGCTCATCCAGATGCTCGGCCTTATGAATATAAGCCGCACGCACAGAGTTACGCTCCATATGGCTCATCTGCCGTTCAACCGCATCCCTTGACCACAATCCCGATTCTATCAACGAGCTACATGCCATCGTCCTGAAACCATGCCCACAAACCTCTATCTTAGTGTCATAACCCATAACGCGCAGAGCCTTGTTTACCGTATTTTCACTCATCGGTTTACGATGGTCGTGATCGCCAATGAAAACAAAATCGCGATCGCCACTAAGTTTGTGCACCTGTTTAAGGATTGCTAACGCCTGACGAGATAACGGCACCAAATGAGGTGTACGCATTTTTGAGCCGCGTTGGGAGTGCTTTATCCCTTCGATAGCCTCGCGCTCTGCGGGTATCGTCCACATTGATGTTTCAAAATCGATCTCAGACCAACGAGCAAAACGCAATTCGCTGGAGCGGATGAAGACAAGGAGGGTTAACTCAACGGCAAGACGAGTCAAAGGCCTGCCGGTATAGTTATCAATGCGCTGAAGCAGTTCGGGAATACGTCTCAACTCTAGCGCAGGCCTATGCTGCCGGTTACTTGAAGCAACAGCACCGACCATCTCCTGTGCCGGGTTATAATCAAGCAAACCACTCTGTACGGCATAACGCATAATTGCCGTAGTTCGCTGTTGCAGTCGTGACGCGACCTCAAGACGTCCAGACATCTCTACGGCTTTTATCGGGGCTAACAAATCCCGTGTTTTAAGTTCGGCTATATTACGTTTGCCAATAGCTGGAAAGAGATTGTCCTCCAGGCTTTTCAGCACTCGTCGGCTATGTTCTTCCGACCACTTTTTATTTGTGGCATGCCATTCAACAGCTAGCTGTTCGAAAGTACGCGCCTCTTCCAACTCAACCTTATCATTTTTCTTTTTGTCTCCCGGATCAATGCTGTTTGCCAAAAGCTTACGAGCTTCTTCACGGCGAGCCCTTGCATCAGCGAGTGACACGTCAGGGTAAACCCCCAGAGCCAGCATCTTTTGCTTTCCGCCAAATCGGTACTGCAAACGCCAGTACTTAGAGCCATTTGGATGAACAAGAAGGTGCATACCGTTGCCATCAGTAAGCTTGTATTGCTTCTCCATTGGCTTGGCTGTTCTGACTTTGATATCTGTTAGAGCCATGCTTATCCCCTCCCTGTTGGTACAAGCATTATCGAACCAGAAATACCATCATCTGTACCAACATCTGTTGGTAGATGTACGTTGAAGTCGGTTGACCTTGAGAGAGTTACTATAGCGGGAAAGATAGGTAAATACTGGATTTCAGGCACAAAAAAAGACGTCCGTTGACGTCTATTGATGTTCCGATGGTGCCGAAGGCCGGACTCGAACCGGCACGTATTTCTACGGTTGATTTTGAATCAACTGCGTCTACCGATTTCGCCACTTCGGCACTGAAGGGGATGCGGAAACGTTGTGGATTATACCTGTCGCGCGCCGCCATGCAAGCGGCGACGCGCTAAACCCGCGCTAAGTGCCCAAAAAACCAGCGCCCTTCGTCACTCCAGCTCAGACACTGCCAGCCGAATCACGCCTGCCGCCTTCTGCTCCGGCAGCGCCAGCACCTTCGCCCACATCTCCTGCACCATATCGCAGGAGAGCTTCTCTTTGCCCGCCGCCTTCTCCGGCATCTGCAACAGCTGGATGTCCTCGCCGTACTTATCGGCAAGTTGCTTCATAATCGGTCGCACATCCTCGACGGCCGCCTCGCGTTCGGCCGGTGTCACGGTGTGGCGGTTTTTGCCGTAGGCCGCGCGCATCATGTCGGCGTCGGCCTGCATGCGCCGCGCCATCAGGTCTTTATCCAGCATGCGCATCGGGTTCACGCCGCCCTTCACCGCCGGGTAGAGGAAGCGGAAGCAGGCGTCGTCGCTCACCTTCTGGATGGCGGCGGTCTGCTCCATGTTGATGGTCATGTAGTTCACCACGTTGGCGTCCGGGGCGTTTTGCAGGCGCGACATCTGCAGATGCAGGATCTGCGGCTGGATGGTGTCGATAATCTGCTGCTCCGGCTCGCCCGCTTTTTGCAGGGCGGCCATCTGGTCGAGGATGCGCTGATGCAGCGCGGGCTCCTGCTCCTTAATCACCTGCCAAGCGGGCATCGCGTTAAGGGCAGCATCCATCTGCTGTTCCGGCGCGCGCTGCCTGTCGAAGAACACCCAGAACGCCACGGCGGCGGCCACCACCACAACAATTATGCTACGGGTCCACGTTTTATTCATCTCGCATCCTTATACTTGCGTTATGCCGGTTTACACCGGCACGCCGCTGTGGAAGCGAAACTCGTGGTCCGGTGTCGTGATAAGTGTGGCTTCAATTTCACCAAAATGCTGTATGCGCGGTGAGATATCGTTATCACTCACCTGTTGGGCAAGTGCCAGATAGTCCTGATAATGCCGCGCTTCGGAGCGCAGCAGTGAGAGATAGAACTTCTGCAGATCGTCGTCGAGGAACGGGGCCAGCGCGGCGAA
This region of Enterobacter cancerogenus genomic DNA includes:
- a CDS encoding HsdR family type I site-specific deoxyribonuclease — its product is MVDCTKPIAESNNFIILDKYNPDWKITESYQSEGDLERELIQDLVNQGYQYLPTLNNTKAMLANVREQLQTLNNVEFLEAEWRRFVETWMDKPSDGVVEKARKIHDDYVHDFVFDDGRIQNIYLLDKKNILRNKVQVIKQFEQAGTHANRYDVTILVNGLPLVQIELKKRGVAIREAFNQIHRYSKESFNSDNSLFKYLQLFVISNGTDTRYFANTTKRDKNSFDFTMNWAKSDNALIKDLKDFTATFFQKHTLLKVLFNYSVFDSSQTLLVMRPYQIAATERIIWKINSSFKAKNWSKPESGGFIWHTTGSGKTLTSFKAARLATELDFIDKVFFVVDRKDLDYQTMKEYQRFSPDSVNGSDNTAGLKRNLDKNDNKIIVTTIQKLNNLMKAEADLPVFQQQVVFIFDECHRSQFGEAQKNLKKKFKRFYQFGFTGTPIFAGKNALGAEDTKSVFGVELHSYIITDAIRDEKVLKFKVDYNDVRPQFKALETETDERKLNAAENRQALLHPMRIREVTHYILKNFRQKTHRAFSGATGFNAMFAVSSVDAAKAYYEAFKNIQQAALEQDNHYKPLTVATIFSYAANEEQDAVGDISDESFDVTAMNSSAREFLESAIRDYNSTFKTNFSTDGISFQNYYRDLAKRVKGQEVDLLIVVGMFLTGFDAPALNTLFVDKNLRYHGLMQAFSRTNRIYNATKTFGNIVTFRDLEQATIDAITLFGKSNTRSVVMEKSYAEYMDGFTDSLTGEARRGFMDIVTELETRFPNPAGIESEKEKKAFVKLFGEYLRAENVLQNYDEFTTLKALQTVDLSDPVATEAFKAEHYLDDEQFAELQIIRLPTERKIQDYRSSYNDIREWQRREREANEKDNSTVDWDDVVFEVDLLKSQEINLDYILGLIYDYHQKNTDKATMKDEVKRLIRASVGNRAKEGLIVNFIEQTNLNDMPSKESIIEAFYTFAQQAQQLEAEALIKEENLNDEAARRYIRNSLKREYATENGTALNDTLPKLSPLNPQYKTKKQTVFQKISAFIEKFKGVGGQF
- a CDS encoding HNH endonuclease, which encodes MPISQRVKRIVWVRDGGCCAICRERLLVEDENGLSSQFIGEVAHIVAEQPEGPRGDSPLNLKQRNHESNLLLLCCNHHTEIDSGVDNFPIERLHKLQREHLLWLEEKFKVENPWKTRLHNFYYLNIPRLLTLAAHAGIKVDLSEYSKIIALHELGWNLNYLMMAFENLFKKIEVKAITAEKLVELGNQARGAIVAFDQQFRTKNIEMPSSLGAYAQAIRGDASKDPQIYTSFSGIKATLIIDPRWVTTTTAFVQFRPSGGRGNFAGLGIVNHIDQSRISITPLVVGLPSNPFIETLYGPI
- a CDS encoding COG2958 family protein, whose amino-acid sequence is MTSRPQMIINVLQANPDEQFTARQLAQKIIDYYGAELAVKRQNPRFASDEDFLSQIAAEVGGSRTVQAKAMCPQVMTRDKPRPRLYYWGKEIDNGVQQESSFDIAPTPSAETVAFSEHALYPLLIEYLSEEEELLCRRIDEKRSSNNKGLGANHWLYPDIVALQPLDKGWDSVVQNCVRYSEGRLTRLWSFEVKRQLNRSNVRECFFQAVSNSSWAHFGYLVATEINEDKQRGVERELQMLCALHGIGVILLNPQDPGNSQTLIPARERTSIDWQSVNRLVVENKDFKEFIDLVSDYHQTGKIHKALWNR
- a CDS encoding tyrosine-type recombinase/integrase, whose translation is MALTDIKVRTAKPMEKQYKLTDGNGMHLLVHPNGSKYWRLQYRFGGKQKMLALGVYPDVSLADARARREEARKLLANSIDPGDKKKNDKVELEEARTFEQLAVEWHATNKKWSEEHSRRVLKSLEDNLFPAIGKRNIAELKTRDLLAPIKAVEMSGRLEVASRLQQRTTAIMRYAVQSGLLDYNPAQEMVGAVASSNRQHRPALELRRIPELLQRIDNYTGRPLTRLAVELTLLVFIRSSELRFARWSEIDFETSMWTIPAEREAIEGIKHSQRGSKMRTPHLVPLSRQALAILKQVHKLSGDRDFVFIGDHDHRKPMSENTVNKALRVMGYDTKIEVCGHGFRTMACSSLIESGLWSRDAVERQMSHMERNSVRAAYIHKAEHLDERRLMLQWWADFLDANREKAVSPFDFAKLSME
- a CDS encoding topoisomerase II, translating into MNKTWTRSIIVVVVAAAVAFWVFFDRQRAPEQQMDAALNAMPAWQVIKEQEPALHQRILDQMAALQKAGEPEQQIIDTIQPQILHLQMSRLQNAPDANVVNYMTINMEQTAAIQKVSDDACFRFLYPAVKGGVNPMRMLDKDLMARRMQADADMMRAAYGKNRHTVTPAEREAAVEDVRPIMKQLADKYGEDIQLLQMPEKAAGKEKLSCDMVQEMWAKVLALPEQKAAGVIRLAVSELE